One stretch of Mus pahari chromosome 15, PAHARI_EIJ_v1.1, whole genome shotgun sequence DNA includes these proteins:
- the Stard4 gene encoding stAR-related lipid transfer protein 4 codes for MADPESRWSQIGRNIKLEGLSDVAFISTKLQNTLIQYHSIEEDQWRVAKKVKDVTVWRKPSEEFNGYLYKAQGVMDDVVNNVIDHIRPGPWRLDWDRLMTSLDVLEHFEENCCVMRYTTAGQLLNIISPREFVDFSYTVGYEEGLLSCGVSVEWSESRPEFVRGYNHPCGWFCVPLQDSPNQSLLTGYIQTDLRGMIPQSAVDTAMASTLANFYSDLRKALRKA; via the exons ATGGCTGACCCTGAGAGCCGGTGGTCACAGATTGGCAG GAATATCAAACTGGAAGGACTGTCTGATGTTGCCTTTATTTCAACTAAACTTCAAAACACCCTGATCCAGTATCACAGCATTGAAGAAGATCAATGGCGAGTTGCTAAGAAAGTG aaagatGTGACAGTTTGGAGAAAACCCTCAGAAGAGTTTAATGGGTATCT ATATAAAGCTCAGGGAGTTATGGATGATGTGGTCAATAATGTAATAGACCATATACGCCCAGGGCCCTGGCGCTTGGACTGGGACCGGTTAATGACTTCACTGGATGTTTTGGAGCACTTTGAAGAG AATTGTTGTGTGATGCGTTACACCACTGCTGGGcagcttttaaatattatttccccGAGAGAGTTTGTTGATTTCTCCTACACTGTGGGCTATGAAGAAGGACTTTTATCCTGTG GTGTGAGTGTTGAGTGGAGTGAGTCGAGACCAGAGTTTGTCCGTGGCTATAACCATCCCTGCGGCTGGTTCTGTGTTCCACTCCAAGACAGTCCAAACCAGAGTCTTCTCACAGGCTATATCCAGACAGACCTGCGTGGCATGATCCCCCAGTCTGCAGTAGACACAGCAATGGCAAGCACCTTAGCCAACTTCTACAGTGATTTGCGAAAAGCTCTACGCAAGGCATAA